The Lutibacter sp. A64 genome segment TATCAAATTCTAAATGTTGTAAATCTCCTTTTGGTTCCATAACTAATAAATCTCCTTTTCTTAAACTTACCAAGTTAATTGCTTTACTTGCAGATTCTTCTGGAACATTTATTACCAATGTTTCGTATGGTTCACATTTAACACCATCAATTTCTTTAATAATTACATGTGGACGACCAACTTGTAACTCATATCCTTCTCTACGCATTGTTTCAATTAAAACTGATAAATGCAAGATTCCACGTCCAAATACATTAAACTTATCTTCAGTATCAGTTTCTTCAACTCTAAGTGCTAAGTTCTTTTCTGTTTCTTTAAATAATCTATCACGTAAATGACGAGAAGTTACATATTTACCTTCTTTTCCGTAGAAAGGAGAATTATTAATTGTAAACAACATACTCATAGTAGGTTCATCTACTTTTAATCTTGGTAAGGCTTCTGGATTTTCTAAATCTGCAATTGTATCTCCAATATCAAATCCTTCAATACCAGTAATGGCACATATATCACCACTTCTAACTTTAGATGCTTTATTTTTACCTAAACCTTCAAAGGTGTGTAATTCTTTAATTCGTACTTTTTTAAAGCTTCCATCAGCTTTACAAAGCATATAATCTTTACCTTCTTCTAAATCACCTCTAAATACACGTCCAATAGCAATTCTACCAACAAAAGATGTAAAATCTAACGATGTAATTTGCATTTGAACTGTACCTTCTTTATAAGGTGCTTCAGGTATATTTTCAAGTATAGAATCTAAAAGAGGTACTATATCAGTAGTTTCATCTTGCCAATCTCTACTCATCCAACCATTTTTAGCTGAACCGTAAATTGTATCAAATTCTAATTGTTCTTCTGTTGCATCAAGAGCAAACATTAAATCAAAAACTTTTTCGTGTACAATATCTGGTGTACAGTTAGGTTTATCAACTTTATTTACAACTACAATTGGCGTTAATCCAAGCTCTAAGGCTTTTCCTAGTACAAAACGTGTTTGAGGCATTGGTCCTTCAAAAGCATCAACTAATAGTAAAACACCATCAGCCATTTTTAATACACGTTCAACTTCTCCACCAAAATCGGCGTGACCAGGTGTGTCAATAATATTAATTTTTACGCCTTTGTAATTAATTGAAACGTTTTTAGATAAAATAGTAATTCCTCGCTCTCGCTCTAAATCATTATTATCTAATAAAAGATCTGTTCTAACTTTACGCTCATCTAATATGTGAGCTTGGTCAATAATTTTATCAACCAACGTAGTTTTACCGTGATCAACGTGAGCAATAATTGCTATATTTCTGATAGATTGCATATTCCGTATTTTTTAGAGGCTGCAAAAGTAATCGTTTTATTTGGTTTATTGTAACAAAAGTTGAATTATGATTTTTTAAAAATGTATATTTTTGAATAAAACCTAGTATTATGATATTAAACAACTTACCTTTAGTTAGCTGGAATTGGGGGATAATAGGTGCAATTTTAATGTTTTTAGTCTTTTTAGGACTGATTGTAGTTTTGCTTATATTTTTGCGTGGAGGCAAGAAAAATGATAAAACTGCTTAAAAATATAAAAGAGTTGCTTTATTTTAATAAAACAACTCTTTTTTTAAGTTAATTTAAATATTTCTTCTTGTTTTTTCTTCTTTTAATAAGCGAAGTTCTCTATTTGTTTGTCCGGCTACAGATGTATTTTCTTCAGCTCGTCTAATTAAATACGGCATAACATCTCTTACAGGCCCAAATGGTAAGTATTTAGCAACATTATAGCCTGCAGCAGCTAAATTGTAACTAATGTGGTCACTCATTCCGTATAATTGTCCAAACCAAACTCGTTTATCATTTTTATCTAAACCAGATTTTGCAATTAAATCCATTAATAAATAAGAGCTAGCTTCGTTATGGGTTCCAGAAAAAATAGCCATATCATCTATGTTTTTAAACATATAAGTTAATACATTATTAAACATAATGTCTGTTGCTTCTTTGGTTTTACAAATTGGATCTTTATAACCTTTTTCTTTAGCACGTTCTCTTTCTTTTTCCATATAAGCACCTCGTACAAGTTTCATTCCTATTTTAAAACTTTGTTTTTTAGCGCGTTCGTGTAGTTTTTTTAAATAATCCAATCGATCCCATCTATACAATTGAAGTGTGCCAAATACAATTACTTTTTCTTTATTATATTTACGCATCATTTCTTCAATTAAATCATC includes the following:
- the typA gene encoding translational GTPase TypA, which encodes MQSIRNIAIIAHVDHGKTTLVDKIIDQAHILDERKVRTDLLLDNNDLERERGITILSKNVSINYKGVKINIIDTPGHADFGGEVERVLKMADGVLLLVDAFEGPMPQTRFVLGKALELGLTPIVVVNKVDKPNCTPDIVHEKVFDLMFALDATEEQLEFDTIYGSAKNGWMSRDWQDETTDIVPLLDSILENIPEAPYKEGTVQMQITSLDFTSFVGRIAIGRVFRGDLEEGKDYMLCKADGSFKKVRIKELHTFEGLGKNKASKVRSGDICAITGIEGFDIGDTIADLENPEALPRLKVDEPTMSMLFTINNSPFYGKEGKYVTSRHLRDRLFKETEKNLALRVEETDTEDKFNVFGRGILHLSVLIETMRREGYELQVGRPHVIIKEIDGVKCEPYETLVINVPEESASKAINLVSLRKGDLLVMEPKGDLQHLEFDIPSRGLIGLRNKILTATAGEAIINHRLRGFDAYKGDIATSNNGAIISAETGKATAYSIDKLQDRGKFFIDPNQDIYKGQVVGENNKQEDMSVNLIKGKKLTNVRKSGTDDSVKIAPKIDYSLEECMEYIKEDEYLEITPVSLRMRKITFK
- a CDS encoding proline dehydrogenase family protein, translated to MENLFDNTEIAFSIKSNSELDRAFYLFEMIKREPLVKIGTAVTKFALKTHLPVEGIIRATVFDHFCGGVTEEDCMSTIDKMYTKNVHSVLDYSAEGKEVESQFDLAMEKTLNTIKFGKEKPGIPFAVFKPTGFGKFKIYQKITEGTPLDAQEEVEWIRIKERYNIVCKAAFDRDVPLLIDAEETWMQDAADDLIEEMMRKYNKEKVIVFGTLQLYRWDRLDYLKKLHERAKKQSFKIGMKLVRGAYMEKERERAKEKGYKDPICKTKEATDIMFNNVLTYMFKNIDDMAIFSGTHNEASSYLLMDLIAKSGLDKNDKRVWFGQLYGMSDHISYNLAAAGYNVAKYLPFGPVRDVMPYLIRRAEENTSVAGQTNRELRLLKEEKTRRNI